GGCTAGAAAACGGGCAAGTATAGAAGCATGTTCTGAAAGCCATGACATATATGCTCTAGTGAACTGTGGTCAAAACACAGAATTTCCATCCCCTAGGAAATTTAGAAATTTCTTttttgccctgaattgtgacacaAAGTCAAAACactgaattttttcatgaaacaaaatactccaaaatattttgtttcagaaaaatcagaacatcttaaactttttttttatattataaatttatAATACAAAAGTTGAAGGAATAAAGATGAATTGTTTTGACCTAATCAAAATGAATAGTTTAGAAGTTTTTCTGTTAAACGTAATCAAAATCGACATGTTTCTGTGAAACATTTCGATTTCAAGCAATCCGCATTTTCTGACATAAAACTGATCCgctggaaaatttttgaccagtgCCATTCCTGAAGCAAGCTCCAATGCCAAGGATTTGTCTACACAGCTGCACGCCCTAGGGGTGTGAATTGTAGAGCACACTAACAGGTTGTGCTGTAACTGCCCCATGCAGATCCTGCTGGCATGAATTAAAAGATAATGAGAAGCAGGTAGCTTTCACGCTAGCAGGGTCTGCACGGGGCAGGTACAGCACAACCTGTTTGCATGCTATGCAATTCACAACCCCAGAGTCCGCGCTGTGGTGCCATGCAGACAAGCCTTAAGAACACCCTGCCGCTAAACCACTCCTGCTTTTTCCAGGAGATTGGTAGCTTGCTCACTCTGAGATGCATTGATCGGTAGAGGGAATCTGGCTCAATTTCTACAGATCAGAGGAGTCTGCTTCTTTTCAAATTACTCACTGTGAAATTAGGTTTGGGTTGTTACAAATGTCATTTTCTGTCCTACAGGAATTAACAAATGGAAATGATAGTCCTCATGCCAGGATGAGCCATATTAACACAAAGGGCACACTGCTCTGATCAGCAGTTGCTCTGAATGGCAGATTCCTCCCACTGCCATATTTTAAAGCCAGGACAGGCTCTAGCAAATTTTCATGTAAGGGAAGTAATACCAGCAAGtacttctccttccctgctccccccaccccacctcctgtgCTTTCTTCACAGAACCTGGCCCACTTTCAAGACGTAATCTGAGATGGACCCAAATCAAGACCACAAACCTAAACATCCCAAACTTCTGGTGGCATTTTTTGCAATCTGGATTCAAAATTCACACAGCTGGTCTCTGAAATCGGCAAAACTCTGGAACGTTCAAAATTCTGATCCAAATTttcagggctttggagtggagcagctccggagcagtggagctgcaggtttttgcctggagctggagcggagctggagcacaACTCCAAAGCCCTGCAAATTTTGCTGCTTGGGGCTGCCTCCTCTTAAGTTACTGAGGTGATCGTTCTGAAACAAGGCTTTAAAAGCCAAACAGTTTATTTCCAGGAGCACTTGGTGCCTTTAGCCCTCTCAAGCGCTAAAGAGTTTCCGTAAGTTTAATGCTTATATTGTGTAATAAATCGAAGATAAATAGTCACCTGGCACAACATCCTACCTGATCACTGCAAGCTTGTTAAAACAAGGTTGAAGTTGTTTTACTCCATAGTCATTGATATTATTGTTGTCTAGATCCAGACCCAGATGCTTCTGAAAGTGCTGCATCACAAAGGAAATGGCGCTGCAGTCTGCCGAATACGCATTGCAATAGGTGAGTTTGATGTAGTTGGCCCTCATGCCCCTGACAGTCAGCTTGGCTAGTTTTTCACTTTGAGTCTCATAAATGCACCTCAGCATCCAAACAAAATTGGGCATGACCTGAATCTGTTTATAACCCTTAAGTCTTGCCCGCATCAGGCTCTGCATTTGAAATTTCATGCTTTCTAAGAGATATGTAATGAGTGCATTTCTTTTCCTCTTAATGGCTGCAGGTGAAACTAAATGTCTGATGAGCTTCTCCTTGTCTTTGGAAAGCAGACCACAGAGGAAAAGATTGGTGAagtgaaaatgttctttattTCGGAAAGGATCTTCTCCTATAGGGCATTTGCGCAACCAGGAAATAGGGAGACAAGTAGAGTGAGCAGTCTCAGTGGAAGAGCACTCTGAGAAAAACTTCAGTAACTCCTTTGTACCCAATTTCTCTTCAGTAACTAGGAACAAAGCTGTGAAAAAAGACTGCAGGGTCAAGTGCAAGAACTCACAGGAGGACTGATCTCCATAGCCACCACAGTCATGAACCGTCCTGAGGAATCCCAGGTGCAAATCCTGCTCTGACACGTTCAAGGATGTGACTTCCTCCTGGTCAAAGATAAAGAGAGACTTCTCCATCCCCATGTGTGCTATTGTACCCAAAGAGAACAGAGTTTCCTTTTTCGACCTGAATGTCTCCACTTGGCTCCTGGTGTTCTTCTTCAGCAAATTTGTTTTCAGAGTTCGGTTCAAGTGAACTTCAGTCATGAGCAAAAAAACATCTGTGAGTGTAACTGAGTAGTTTGGAAGCTCATGACTGTCGAACATGGAACGGAGGAGTTCAAAGCATTTAAAGATAATCCAACAAAACAAAGGCACTGAACACAAACTGCAGAGACTGGGGTTTGCTTCCAGCTGGTTCGACATCAATACCCGACACTCCTCATCTCTGAAGAAATTCTTAGTGTATTCCTTCAGGTTACTGCTGGAAAACCCTCGGAGCAATACTTTCTTCCTAATGATGTTTTGATGGATCTCAGTTCCTGTCCTTGCTGTCAGAACTTTCCTGGATCCCTTAAGAACCTTTCCGCTGAGAAGATTCACCAACAGGGCAAGAGGGTGGGTAGGTTCATTGGGTGAGCAGATCTCGGGGATGCTGCTCAGGTCAAAGTCGGAATGGATCTCATCAAAACCATCAAACGTGAAAAGGGCTGTATGAGGGAAGTGCAAGATGTGGTTGAATACCTCCTCGGGGTCCTGATCTGGGTAACAGTTGTATTTGAACAGGAGATCCTTCAAACAGATGGCTTCATTCTCCTTAAAACAGCTAAACATCCTGCACCTGAACCGGAAGAAAAATTTGGCACCTATATCCAATTCGCCTCTGGCCCAAAGATTTTGCATCTTTTGTAGCAAAATGGATTTTCCAATACCTGCATCACCAAAGATGTAGATCGTCTCTCCATCTTCGTTAATTAACCCAATTCTATCATCAAACAGATCTTCTAAGCGGCTCACCTTGCCTAGGCTCTCATTGGTATAACTGACCAGCTCGATAAGACTAGCGGCATAGGTTTCCTCCAGAAGCATTTCCTCCTTCTGAGCATATGACATAACAAACTTTGTGTCTCGCGCCaattcatatttgagtttctgaCGGTACCTGCTGACTAAGGAGAGAATTAATTATTAAAAGAGATCGACTCTAACATAAGGGCTACAGTATAGAAAGTCTTGCCATGCTTCGGAACTGAGGAGGAATGACTGGCTATATACAAGCACTTATGCCTGTGGCTCTTAGGCATATAAGAGTTTTAGGCTACAGCTAAATCCTTCCTACCTTTTATCAAATACATGCTGTCTTGAAGTTGCCTCTCTAGAAACAGAGAGGAAATGGTGAGACTTTTGATATTCTACAGTTTCTAGCGAGGCAACGTCAGGGCCCCCAGAGAGGGCTCTTTGGGTTTTTTCAATGACAAGTAGTGTTTCTCTGGAGGGGAAACAACTTGTaatagtgaattttttttttcttctttacatGTGTTCAGCACAAATCTGAGAGAGAGGCACTAGC
The window above is part of the Chelonia mydas isolate rCheMyd1 chromosome 2, rCheMyd1.pri.v2, whole genome shotgun sequence genome. Proteins encoded here:
- the NOD1 gene encoding nucleotide-binding oligomerization domain-containing protein 1 isoform X2 encodes the protein MEGQSCANTKIIQQVPSGSSPPPFLNLLKIHRELLVSKIRNTQCLIDNLIKNEYFSTEDAEIAAQFPIQADKVRKILDLVQSKGEEVSEYFIYILQEVSDAYYELQPWLDEIDFHPSENIQNKPVVNTDPVSRYRQKLKYELARDTKFVMSYAQKEEMLLEETYAASLIELVSYTNESLGKVSRLEDLFDDRIGLINEDGETIYIFGDAGIGKSILLQKMQNLWARGELDIGAKFFFRFRCRMFSCFKENEAICLKDLLFKYNCYPDQDPEEVFNHILHFPHTALFTFDGFDEIHSDFDLSSIPEICSPNEPTHPLALLVNLLSGKVLKGSRKVLTARTGTEIHQNIIRKKVLLRGFSSSNLKEYTKNFFRDEECRVLMSNQLEANPSLCSLCSVPLFCWIIFKCFELLRSMFDSHELPNYSVTLTDVFLLMTEVHLNRTLKTNLLKKNTRSQVETFRSKKETLFSLGTIAHMGMEKSLFIFDQEEVTSLNVSEQDLHLGFLRTVHDCGGYGDQSSCEFLHLTLQSFFTALFLVTEEKLGTKELLKFFSECSSTETAHSTCLPISWLRKCPIGEDPFRNKEHFHFTNLFLCGLLSKDKEKLIRHLVSPAAIKRKRNALITYLLESMKFQMQSLMRARLKGYKQIQVMPNFVWMLRCIYETQSEKLAKLTVRGMRANYIKLTYCNAYSADCSAISFVMQHFQKHLGLDLDNNNINDYGVKQLQPCFNKLAVIRLSVNQITDHGVRVLYDELSKYKIVTFLGLYNNQITDVGAKYVARLIEECSSLTYVKIGANKITTEGGKCLALAIQKSKTMFEIGMWGNQVGDEGAKAFAEALRNHPTLTNVSLAFNGITTEGGKSIAEALQHNNTVKIFWLTKNAIDDEAAESFAEMLKVNKKLAHLWLIQNQITAKGAKYLSEALQENTTLKEICLNGNLINQEEAKAFADEERIICF
- the NOD1 gene encoding nucleotide-binding oligomerization domain-containing protein 1 isoform X1, whose protein sequence is MEGQSCANTKIIQQVPSGSSPPPFLNLLKIHRELLVSKIRNTQCLIDNLIKNEYFSTEDAEIAAQFPIQADKVRKILDLVQSKGEEVSEYFIYILQEVSDAYYELQPWLDEIDFHPSENIQNKPVVNTDPVSRYRQKLKYELARDTKFVMSYAQKEEMLLEETYAASLIELVSYTNESLGKVSRLEDLFDDRIGLINEDGETIYIFGDAGIGKSILLQKMQNLWARGELDIGAKFFFRFRCRMFSCFKENEAICLKDLLFKYNCYPDQDPEEVFNHILHFPHTALFTFDGFDEIHSDFDLSSIPEICSPNEPTHPLALLVNLLSGKVLKGSRKVLTARTGTEIHQNIIRKKVLLRGFSSSNLKEYTKNFFRDEECRVLMSNQLEANPSLCSLCSVPLFCWIIFKCFELLRSMFDSHELPNYSVTLTDVFLLMTEVHLNRTLKTNLLKKNTRSQVETFRSKKETLFSLGTIAHMGMEKSLFIFDQEEVTSLNVSEQDLHLGFLRTVHDCGGYGDQSSCEFLHLTLQSFFTALFLVTEEKLGTKELLKFFSECSSTETAHSTCLPISWLRKCPIGEDPFRNKEHFHFTNLFLCGLLSKDKEKLIRHLVSPAAIKRKRNALITYLLESMKFQMQSLMRARLKGYKQIQVMPNFVWMLRCIYETQSEKLAKLTVRGMRANYIKLTYCNAYSADCSAISFVMQHFQKHLGLDLDNNNINDYGVKQLQPCFNKLAVIRLSVNQITDHGVRVLYDELSKYKIVTFLGLYNNQITDVGAKYVARLIEECSSLTYVKIGANKITTEGGKCLALAIQKSKTMFEIGMWGNQVGDEGAKAFAEALRNHPTLTNVSLAFNGITTEGGKSIAEALQHNNTVKIFWLTKNAIDDEAAESFAEMLKVNKKLAHLWLIQNQITAKGAKYLSEALQENTTLKEIWSSPIGFNLIAFLQKSKHLFEESGPEFCWI
- the NOD1 gene encoding nucleotide-binding oligomerization domain-containing protein 1 isoform X3 encodes the protein MSYAQKEEMLLEETYAASLIELVSYTNESLGKVSRLEDLFDDRIGLINEDGETIYIFGDAGIGKSILLQKMQNLWARGELDIGAKFFFRFRCRMFSCFKENEAICLKDLLFKYNCYPDQDPEEVFNHILHFPHTALFTFDGFDEIHSDFDLSSIPEICSPNEPTHPLALLVNLLSGKVLKGSRKVLTARTGTEIHQNIIRKKVLLRGFSSSNLKEYTKNFFRDEECRVLMSNQLEANPSLCSLCSVPLFCWIIFKCFELLRSMFDSHELPNYSVTLTDVFLLMTEVHLNRTLKTNLLKKNTRSQVETFRSKKETLFSLGTIAHMGMEKSLFIFDQEEVTSLNVSEQDLHLGFLRTVHDCGGYGDQSSCEFLHLTLQSFFTALFLVTEEKLGTKELLKFFSECSSTETAHSTCLPISWLRKCPIGEDPFRNKEHFHFTNLFLCGLLSKDKEKLIRHLVSPAAIKRKRNALITYLLESMKFQMQSLMRARLKGYKQIQVMPNFVWMLRCIYETQSEKLAKLTVRGMRANYIKLTYCNAYSADCSAISFVMQHFQKHLGLDLDNNNINDYGVKQLQPCFNKLAVIRLSVNQITDHGVRVLYDELSKYKIVTFLGLYNNQITDVGAKYVARLIEECSSLTYVKIGANKITTEGGKCLALAIQKSKTMFEIGMWGNQVGDEGAKAFAEALRNHPTLTNVSLAFNGITTEGGKSIAEALQHNNTVKIFWLTKNAIDDEAAESFAEMLKVNKKLAHLWLIQNQITAKGAKYLSEALQENTTLKEIWSSPIGFNLIAFLQKSKHLFEESGPEFCWI